Proteins found in one Gemmatimonas sp. genomic segment:
- a CDS encoding HEPN domain-containing protein codes for MNGITQAAMMAVKAWGMFVPRTANRDLATRCRRGSLFFTCGFRALAAWSSEQSATVGAGHDTTSTRIDFMDLTSYLPLMLARAVACVPETVTFSQDVTQWFAVAKRDPDGATAMLHHIVFHDPLLQHLYVADDGARDPVRRLAFEYAVWLLWRARVRGVEPALREYEELRSASHLGYHAVVVLRHLTLTGAHDLGRGISLVPWDDVPLTGAKEAFTWHRYARANAVNGHAALILHWRQRNVPFGTPAYFANDGGPDVDAAPVLFDALAAMSFATDIAVVPVALYQQQDQNLPCPLGWSPFRARDPHGSAAWSDAHTAATRVVVEELGQLTSHFRRAMLTLSRHLAAAVRASGDPAEACAQLGIALETTFLSETETSELQYRLSTRAARYVGGALLSERQRLRNTVKHFYELRSKAVHRGQLTERQMRRDAHGAIIRETAQIVRSAARKAIAARHFPTWSDFDLLDATDGAPRDDLLRA; via the coding sequence ATGAACGGGATTACGCAGGCGGCAATGATGGCCGTAAAAGCCTGGGGCATGTTCGTGCCTAGGACCGCAAATCGTGATTTAGCGACTAGATGCCGGCGAGGATCCCTTTTCTTCACCTGCGGGTTTCGCGCGCTTGCGGCGTGGTCGAGCGAGCAATCAGCAACGGTGGGCGCTGGCCACGATACAACCTCGACCCGAATCGATTTCATGGATCTCACTTCGTACCTGCCGCTAATGCTCGCGAGAGCCGTGGCGTGTGTACCTGAAACCGTAACGTTCTCGCAGGACGTTACGCAGTGGTTTGCGGTAGCTAAGCGTGACCCAGACGGCGCGACGGCCATGCTGCATCACATCGTCTTCCACGATCCACTTCTGCAGCACCTCTACGTTGCGGACGACGGTGCACGAGACCCAGTACGGCGGCTCGCATTCGAGTACGCAGTTTGGTTGTTGTGGCGCGCTCGCGTGCGGGGCGTCGAACCCGCGTTGCGCGAGTACGAGGAGCTTCGCTCCGCGTCACACTTGGGCTACCACGCTGTCGTGGTGCTGCGTCATCTGACGCTGACTGGAGCGCACGACTTAGGCCGAGGTATCTCCCTCGTTCCGTGGGATGATGTGCCCCTTACGGGCGCCAAGGAGGCGTTCACGTGGCACCGCTATGCCCGTGCCAACGCGGTGAACGGACACGCCGCGCTAATCCTTCACTGGCGGCAGCGCAACGTACCGTTTGGCACACCGGCATACTTCGCGAATGACGGTGGCCCTGACGTGGATGCCGCGCCGGTACTCTTCGACGCGCTCGCGGCCATGTCATTCGCCACGGACATTGCGGTTGTGCCAGTGGCCCTCTATCAGCAGCAGGACCAGAACCTTCCGTGTCCGCTTGGCTGGTCACCCTTTCGCGCGCGCGACCCCCATGGGAGCGCCGCGTGGAGCGACGCGCACACAGCCGCAACGCGTGTCGTGGTTGAGGAGTTGGGACAGCTCACCTCTCACTTCAGACGCGCAATGCTCACCCTGTCCCGTCATCTCGCGGCGGCCGTCCGCGCCAGCGGTGATCCGGCAGAGGCGTGCGCTCAGCTTGGCATTGCCCTAGAGACAACATTCCTCTCCGAGACCGAGACCAGCGAACTGCAGTACCGACTCAGCACACGAGCAGCCCGATACGTCGGTGGAGCACTTCTTTCGGAGCGTCAGCGGCTTCGCAACACCGTGAAGCATTTCTACGAGTTGCGCTCCAAGGCAGTGCATCGAGGACAGTTAACTGAACGACAGATGCGCCGAGATGCTCATGGTGCGATCATTCGCGAGACCGCGCAGATTGTTCGCTCAGCGGCACGAAAGGCTATCGCGGCGCGCCATTTCCCTACCTGGAGCGATTTCGATCTCTTAGATGCGACGGATGGCGCACCGCGAGATGATTTGTTGCGAGCCTAG